Proteins encoded by one window of Sardina pilchardus chromosome 7, fSarPil1.1, whole genome shotgun sequence:
- the adora1b gene encoding adenosine receptor A1b: protein MPGALPSSQALYIGMEVIIAVSSVIGNVMVVWAVKINKSLRDTTFCFIVSLALADIAVGALVIPLAITISIGLQTHFYSCLMVACTVLVLTQSSILALLAIAIDRYLRVKIPTSYKRVVTQRRAGVAVVVCWTVAFLVGLTPMLGWNNLQNLRLRSNGSLSDDLVITCQFENVISMDYMVYFNFFGWVLPPLVLMLAIYTEIFYMIHKQLNKKATTSHTDPNKYYDKELKLAKSLALVLFLFAVSWLPLHIVNCVTLFCPGCHKPMYLIYIAILLTHGNSAVNPIVYALRIKKFRTAFLKIWRQYFCCKQVASMESHPSDRVKNHEAPVAAAEPPAALPPPETQPQPAPTEPDPTPPQNGPEPGQPLEQNNV, encoded by the exons ATGCCGGGAGCACTCCCCTCCTCCCAAGCCCTGTACATCGGGATGGAGGTGATAATTGCTGTGTCCTCTGTCATCGGAAACGTGATGGTGGTATGGGCTGTAAAAATTAACAAGTCGTTAAGAGACACCACGTTCTGTTTCATCGTCTCGCTGGCCCTGGCTGACATTGCGGTGGGGGCTCTGGTCATACCGCTGGCCATAACCATCAGCATTGGACTCCAAACTCACTTCTACAGCTGTCTCATGGTGGCATGCACGGTACTGGTCCTGACGCAAAGTTCCATCCTCGCCCTCCTGGCCATAGCGATTGACCGCTATTTAAGAGTGAAGATCCCGACCAG CTACAAGCGGGTGGTGACGCAGCGGCGTGCGggcgtggcggtggtggtgtgcTGGACCGTGGCCTTCCTGGTGGGCCTCACGCCCATGCTGGGCTGGAACAACCTGCAGAACCTGCGTCTCCGCAGCAACGGCTCCCTGAGCGACGACCTGGTCATCACCTGCCAGTTCGAGAACGTCATCAGCATGGACTACATGGTCTACTTCAACTTCTTCGGCTGGGTGCTGCCCCccctggtgctgatgctggccATCTACACCGAGATCTTCTACATGATCCACAAGCAGCTCAACAAGAAGGCCACCACCAGCCACACCGACCCCAACAAGTACTACGACAAGGAGCTGAAGCTGGCCAAGTCGCTGGCCCTGGTGCTCTTCCTGTTCGCCGTCAGCTGGCTGCCGCTGCACATCGTGAACTGCGTCACGCTGTTCTGCCCGGGCTGCCACAAGCCCATGTACCTCATCTACATCGCCATCCTGCTGACGCACGGCAACTCGGCCGTCAACCCCATCGTCTACGCCCTCCGCATCAAGAAGTTCCGCACCGCCTTCCTCAAGATCTGGAGGCAGTACTTCTGCTGCAAGCAGGTGGCGTCCATGGAGAGTCACCCCAGCGACAGGGTGAAGAACCACGAGGCGCCAGTGGCGGCGGCGGAACCGCCCGCAGCGCTGCCTCCGCCCGAGACTCAGCCGCAGCCCGCCCCGACGGAGCCGGACCCGACGCCACCTCAGAACGGCCCAGAACCAGGACAGCCGCTGGAACAGAACAATGTCTGA